The Nocardia arthritidis genome has a window encoding:
- a CDS encoding endonuclease VII domain-containing protein, whose amino-acid sequence MLLKPAKISQPRCIDCAKEGIANKRKVSGKPSLCATHRRARRTSRRDYLWEKHLRETYDLSSDEYWQLYEAQEGKCYICDRPRARDRKKLSVDHCHATGRIRGLLCQRCNRDVLGYFRDEIAAFVRGQQYLTKPPAYAVIGVRVVPSHEGEQH is encoded by the coding sequence GTGTTGCTGAAACCAGCCAAGATCAGCCAGCCACGGTGCATAGATTGCGCCAAGGAAGGGATTGCAAACAAACGGAAAGTCTCCGGTAAGCCGTCCCTGTGCGCCACGCACCGGCGAGCACGAAGAACAAGCCGACGGGATTACTTGTGGGAGAAGCACCTCCGGGAAACCTACGACCTAAGCTCGGATGAGTACTGGCAACTCTATGAAGCCCAGGAAGGCAAGTGCTATATATGCGACCGGCCCAGGGCGCGAGACCGTAAGAAGCTTTCGGTAGACCATTGTCATGCGACCGGCCGGATACGCGGCCTCTTATGCCAGAGATGCAATCGAGATGTCCTCGGGTACTTCCGAGATGAGATAGCCGCGTTTGTACGTGGGCAACAATATCTAACCAAGCCGCCCGCATATGCCGTGATCGGTGTACGCGTGGTGCCTAGCCATGAAGGTGAGCAACATTGA
- a CDS encoding AAA family ATPase, producing the protein MYTLNQSARIRGAAGEPLPVVWQALESKGARFLRGQLCLICAGPGTGKSAFTLNYVLKAKVPALYISADSDAFTQLTRSVSCLTGWRLEDSGRAVLDGKLDADTEQRLAEIPVRLIYDASPDLDTIERTMLAYDEVYGDFPSLVVVDNVTNVRTDTETDGDPFTGLESLMDYLHTMGRQTDACVFGLHHVTGGYNDAHKPIPLSGVKGQITRVPEMVLTLHRRTAEFGPDMLCVSTVKNRGGRADPSGGDFAELEFIGDTMTIRDLSGL; encoded by the coding sequence CTGTATACGCTCAATCAATCAGCTCGAATCCGTGGAGCAGCTGGCGAACCGCTACCGGTTGTCTGGCAGGCCCTAGAGTCCAAAGGGGCCAGATTCCTCCGAGGGCAACTGTGCCTGATCTGCGCTGGTCCCGGAACGGGAAAATCAGCATTCACGCTCAATTACGTGTTGAAGGCCAAGGTTCCGGCGCTGTACATCTCGGCGGATAGTGATGCGTTCACTCAGCTCACACGCTCGGTATCGTGTCTCACCGGATGGCGGCTCGAAGACAGTGGCCGGGCCGTCTTGGATGGCAAGCTGGACGCTGATACAGAGCAAAGACTTGCAGAGATACCGGTCCGGCTAATCTATGATGCCAGTCCCGATCTCGACACTATCGAGAGAACAATGCTGGCGTACGACGAGGTATACGGCGATTTCCCGAGCCTCGTAGTCGTCGATAACGTGACAAACGTTCGGACTGATACCGAGACCGATGGAGACCCGTTTACCGGGCTTGAATCGCTAATGGACTATCTACACACGATGGGCAGGCAGACGGATGCGTGTGTGTTCGGGCTTCATCATGTGACCGGCGGATACAACGACGCGCATAAACCGATCCCTTTGAGTGGAGTCAAGGGGCAGATTACCCGAGTGCCTGAAATGGTTCTCACGCTTCACAGGCGGACAGCTGAGTTCGGACCGGATATGTTGTGCGTTAGCACGGTCAAGAACCGGGGTGGTCGGGCGGACCCATCTGGAGGAGACTTCGCGGAACTCGAATTCATCGGAGACACGATGACAATTCGCGATCTTTCCGGCCTGTGA
- a CDS encoding phage antirepressor KilAC domain-containing protein, translated as MTAIMPVEGTDKASPFDDLQRVRPDGSEYWSGRELMPIMAYGRWHEFMKPLKRAMQAAANQNIAVSSNFCRSTKVSGRRGPVQEDYELSRFAAYLVAMNGDPNKPQVAAAQAYFAIRTREAETRPVRPAVPQNYAEALREAANQYERAELAEARTVELAAKVEEDEPYTEQGKRLVTEPEDKKFRETARLLGMRDTDLRELMRELGWIEKHANNPTAYARRLAYMTCEPYEYQLGSFRATGYITPKGKDRLVREIHKRAQG; from the coding sequence ATGACAGCAATCATGCCCGTCGAGGGCACCGACAAAGCAAGCCCGTTCGATGATCTCCAGCGAGTTCGGCCGGACGGCTCGGAGTACTGGTCGGGCCGAGAGCTCATGCCGATCATGGCGTATGGCCGATGGCACGAGTTCATGAAGCCTTTGAAGCGGGCAATGCAAGCAGCCGCTAACCAAAACATCGCCGTCAGTAGCAACTTTTGTCGATCGACAAAAGTATCCGGCAGACGTGGCCCCGTGCAGGAGGACTACGAACTGTCACGGTTCGCCGCGTATCTGGTCGCCATGAACGGCGATCCGAACAAGCCGCAGGTTGCTGCCGCACAGGCATATTTTGCTATCCGCACCCGGGAGGCTGAGACTCGGCCGGTTCGGCCTGCGGTTCCCCAGAACTACGCGGAGGCACTTCGGGAGGCGGCGAACCAGTATGAGCGGGCGGAGCTGGCGGAGGCTCGGACGGTCGAGCTGGCGGCCAAGGTGGAAGAAGACGAGCCGTACACCGAACAAGGTAAGCGGCTCGTGACGGAGCCCGAAGACAAGAAGTTTCGCGAGACCGCGCGTCTCCTCGGTATGCGGGACACAGATCTCCGGGAACTGATGCGGGAACTCGGATGGATCGAGAAGCACGCGAACAACCCGACGGCGTACGCGCGGCGGTTGGCATACATGACCTGTGAGCCGTATGAATACCAGCTAGGAAGCTTTCGAGCTACCGGCTATATCACGCCCAAAGGTAAGGATCGGCTTGTGCGCGAGATTCATAAGCGTGCTCAAGGCTAG
- a CDS encoding RecB family exonuclease, which produces METTDEIRLSVSQYKTYQKCPRAWYLEKVEKAWQRPAAWLAQGTAVHAAAEAYERSGRTLPVEDMKETYRQSYADEIAKYTKDTPNFTHWFGSGPYRGAQDIERRFLIGLEQTEKYQAWYEAHPHEVVWVSEDGTPGIEMEFDLDLDGVMIKGYIDAVMRNVKQDYLFVRDNKTGNTPGDLFQLGTYKVAVEDAYGVEVSEGDYWMGRTGKPTIAQDLSDWTKERVAEEFHALADNIQSERFDPDPEPSKCRFCSVSMSCEFSL; this is translated from the coding sequence ATCGAAACAACCGACGAGATTCGCCTGAGCGTATCTCAATACAAGACCTATCAGAAATGTCCGCGAGCATGGTATCTCGAAAAGGTTGAGAAAGCCTGGCAGAGACCGGCGGCATGGTTAGCACAAGGCACGGCCGTTCACGCGGCAGCGGAGGCGTACGAAAGGTCGGGGCGTACGCTCCCCGTAGAAGACATGAAGGAGACCTATCGGCAGTCGTACGCCGACGAAATCGCCAAATACACGAAAGACACTCCTAATTTCACACACTGGTTCGGTTCCGGACCGTATCGCGGCGCTCAAGACATTGAGCGTCGTTTTTTGATTGGGCTAGAGCAGACAGAGAAGTACCAGGCATGGTATGAAGCGCATCCGCATGAGGTTGTCTGGGTATCCGAGGATGGTACCCCGGGTATCGAAATGGAGTTCGATCTTGATCTGGATGGTGTGATGATCAAGGGCTATATCGACGCAGTCATGCGCAACGTCAAGCAAGATTATCTGTTCGTTCGCGACAACAAGACCGGTAACACTCCGGGTGATCTGTTCCAGCTAGGCACCTACAAAGTAGCGGTAGAGGATGCCTACGGTGTGGAAGTCTCGGAGGGGGACTATTGGATGGGCCGGACCGGTAAGCCGACCATCGCGCAAGACCTCAGCGACTGGACCAAAGAGCGGGTAGCCGAAGAGTTCCACGCTCTAGCCGACAACATCCAGTCAGAGCGCTTCGACCCGGACCCGGAGCCGTCAAAGTGTCGATTCTGCTCGGTCTCGATGTCGTGCGAGTTTTCTTTATAA
- a CDS encoding XRE family transcriptional regulator: MGRKPLLSFAEIEDLHNKGLTYTQIAKIKGVTKQAVSKVVRLHGGSQTPRQTVGQHFPWKEVPRHFRESSPYKRMRDHGEWMATGGKGMQGYKLDRLRWWHRYLRENNVVLEFDPEIPAIDGVSPGGGFAYRPRQEEDGDLLIRVNGYTQMSPESYTIWVLPDPGEGP; the protein is encoded by the coding sequence ATGGGCCGCAAGCCGCTACTTTCGTTCGCTGAAATTGAAGATCTCCACAACAAGGGGCTGACATACACGCAGATAGCAAAGATCAAGGGCGTCACAAAGCAAGCGGTCTCTAAAGTTGTCAGACTTCACGGAGGCTCGCAAACACCACGCCAAACGGTCGGCCAACATTTCCCATGGAAAGAAGTTCCTCGACACTTTCGCGAATCATCACCGTACAAGAGGATGCGCGACCATGGGGAATGGATGGCGACCGGCGGTAAAGGTATGCAGGGCTACAAGCTGGACCGCCTTCGTTGGTGGCACCGGTACCTGCGAGAGAACAATGTTGTGCTCGAATTCGACCCGGAAATACCAGCGATCGACGGTGTGAGCCCCGGGGGAGGATTCGCCTATCGTCCTCGTCAAGAAGAGGACGGAGATTTGTTGATTCGGGTGAACGGCTATACCCAGATGTCACCGGAGAGCTACACAATCTGGGTTTTGCCTGATCCCGGCGAAGGACCGTAG
- a CDS encoding DNA-directed RNA polymerase subunit beta: protein MREQPAVPGFFCSDVSSAQEQRNQFGTKALTINPGSFGDTPVSRCQFYRRVCGLPAYVDRPELGRIIMKTAGVWGLIMPAPLGQLVKANLGHHLQACGPIVSHPRSARWTFLIRPDVSKGMELFPELFAAGIHIADDGVIALPSPADRGGLFQVWVKAPADTFRQSGLRLLDAVRECSGHGPRPHRAVETDA from the coding sequence ATGCGGGAGCAACCGGCGGTGCCCGGATTCTTTTGCAGCGATGTATCAAGCGCGCAGGAGCAACGAAACCAGTTCGGGACCAAGGCATTAACAATCAATCCTGGGTCGTTTGGAGACACTCCGGTGTCTCGTTGCCAGTTCTATCGGCGCGTGTGTGGTCTGCCTGCCTACGTTGATCGGCCAGAGCTGGGGCGGATCATTATGAAGACGGCGGGTGTGTGGGGACTGATCATGCCCGCGCCGCTCGGGCAGCTGGTGAAGGCGAATCTTGGTCACCACCTCCAGGCGTGCGGTCCAATCGTGTCGCATCCTCGGTCGGCTCGCTGGACGTTTCTTATCCGGCCGGATGTGTCCAAGGGTATGGAACTGTTCCCCGAGCTATTCGCGGCAGGTATCCACATCGCGGACGATGGCGTGATCGCGCTGCCCAGTCCGGCCGACCGAGGTGGGCTGTTTCAGGTCTGGGTCAAAGCCCCTGCCGACACGTTTCGTCAATCCGGGTTAAGGCTTCTGGATGCGGTTCGCGAGTGCAGCGGACACGGACCGCGTCCACACAGGGCGGTCGAGACCGATGCCTAA
- a CDS encoding helix-turn-helix domain-containing protein has product MGVTTHEVPPNNTGRRLREIRSWRGQSLEVVAGLAGISYGYLGRLERGEQALTNRATLESLARALKVAPSEIDGRPWEPDGPDANGHAGLVAIENALDAFEIGDDPGLPVREWPLIASDLNRLRDLIEAGDYIRQGELGPNLLGELHAAYARQAAPREEILRGMIACYASAVWVTKRLQGRGLPLLAARAAQQCAQMMESAAWIGYTAWLRGDATGGLARPEQYRRAVRTADELSSSLNDPEVVQSYGMLHLSAALAASVQTDRETAFTHLNEAGEIANRMDAEVGTFGRMWFGRANVEIWRATIGMELGDGAAVAERYPCAHVDAIPSTVRRSEYYCEIGRALLAEPARKEEGLSLLLRAEDLAPQRVRADIFVREAVADQLRSARRDAGGRNLRGLAWRLGIAPEH; this is encoded by the coding sequence ATGGGCGTGACCACACATGAAGTTCCCCCCAACAACACCGGCCGCCGCCTCCGGGAGATCAGGTCGTGGCGCGGTCAGTCCCTCGAAGTCGTCGCCGGGCTCGCGGGCATCTCCTACGGCTACCTCGGCCGTCTCGAACGCGGCGAGCAAGCCCTAACCAACAGGGCCACACTCGAATCGCTGGCTCGGGCGCTGAAGGTCGCGCCGAGCGAGATTGACGGCCGACCATGGGAGCCAGACGGCCCGGACGCCAACGGGCACGCCGGGTTGGTCGCGATCGAAAACGCGCTGGATGCGTTCGAGATCGGCGACGACCCTGGATTGCCGGTCCGGGAATGGCCCCTCATCGCGTCGGACCTTAACCGCCTGCGCGATCTAATTGAGGCTGGCGATTACATCCGGCAGGGCGAACTCGGCCCGAATCTGCTTGGCGAGCTGCACGCCGCGTATGCTCGCCAGGCGGCACCACGCGAGGAGATCCTGCGCGGCATGATCGCCTGCTACGCCTCGGCAGTGTGGGTTACTAAGCGATTGCAAGGTCGAGGTCTGCCGTTGCTGGCGGCGCGAGCGGCTCAGCAGTGCGCGCAAATGATGGAGTCGGCCGCGTGGATCGGCTACACGGCGTGGCTTCGTGGAGACGCGACCGGAGGGCTTGCGCGTCCCGAGCAATATCGCCGGGCTGTCCGTACGGCCGATGAACTCTCATCGAGCCTCAACGATCCCGAGGTAGTGCAGTCGTACGGGATGCTCCATTTGTCGGCCGCGCTTGCTGCATCCGTGCAGACCGACCGAGAGACAGCATTCACTCATCTGAACGAAGCTGGTGAGATCGCAAACCGCATGGACGCGGAAGTAGGTACCTTCGGTCGCATGTGGTTTGGCCGCGCGAACGTCGAAATCTGGCGCGCCACAATAGGAATGGAACTTGGCGACGGTGCGGCAGTCGCCGAACGCTATCCCTGCGCACACGTAGACGCCATTCCCTCCACCGTGCGCCGGTCTGAGTACTACTGCGAAATCGGTCGTGCACTCTTGGCCGAACCTGCCAGGAAGGAAGAGGGTCTTTCGTTGCTGCTCCGCGCGGAAGACCTTGCGCCGCAACGTGTTCGAGCCGACATCTTCGTGCGGGAAGCTGTCGCGGATCAGCTCCGTTCTGCCCGCCGTGACGCTGGTGGCAGGAACCTTCGCGGGTTGGCGTGGCGTCTCGGTATCGCCCCGGAGCACTGA
- a CDS encoding NHL repeat-containing protein, translating to MAPDGTVSEVPFKYGVSNPTALAVNPEGTVYVAKTLDGPSPRIYTMSVNGTQSYIDVPELHAPTDLRFDSVGNLYVVDSWNNRIVRIKPGGIQETIPPGNLDRPYAVHVDAVGTITVSNRAPGAGITRYTAAGVQTTIPLTGLDEPTGLDYDMDGNLYVAQSGTGPLGPRVIKYTPDGVQSNVAFPLNSPDALYKPMGICVRDGFLYVADQVYGILKQAI from the coding sequence ATGGCCCCGGACGGTACCGTATCCGAGGTCCCGTTTAAGTACGGGGTGTCTAACCCCACCGCACTAGCGGTAAACCCTGAGGGCACTGTGTATGTCGCGAAGACGCTCGATGGGCCTTCCCCGCGCATCTACACCATGTCGGTAAATGGAACCCAGAGCTACATCGACGTGCCAGAGTTGCACGCCCCTACAGATCTGCGATTCGATTCGGTCGGGAACCTTTACGTAGTCGATTCGTGGAACAACAGAATTGTGCGTATCAAGCCGGGCGGTATTCAGGAGACTATTCCGCCCGGCAACCTGGATCGTCCGTACGCGGTGCACGTGGATGCGGTCGGGACGATCACTGTTTCGAACAGGGCTCCCGGTGCTGGCATCACTCGCTATACGGCGGCCGGAGTTCAGACCACGATTCCGCTTACCGGGCTGGATGAACCTACCGGCCTTGACTATGACATGGACGGCAATCTCTACGTTGCTCAGTCCGGTACAGGCCCGCTGGGACCGCGCGTGATCAAGTACACCCCGGACGGCGTTCAATCGAACGTTGCATTCCCGCTCAACTCTCCGGATGCTCTGTACAAGCCCATGGGTATCTGTGTGCGAGACGGGTTCCTCTACGTCGCAGATCAGGTTTACGGAATCCTTAAGCAAGCTATCTAG